A region from the Paenarthrobacter aurescens genome encodes:
- a CDS encoding CTP synthase gives MISSNSVVQRSNSRVNSRFPGSSKTTKHIFVTGGVASSLGKGLTASSLGHLLRARGLSVTMQKLDPYLNVDPGTMNPFQHGEVFVTDDGAETDLDIGHYERFLDENLEGSANVTTGQIYSTVIAKERRGEYLGDTVQVIPHITDEIKRRMRLPAEGKNAPDVIITEIGGTVGDIESQPFLESARQVRQDVGRNNVFFLHVSLVPYIGPSQELKTKPTQHSVAALRSIGIQPEAIVIRSDREVPEAMREKIGRMCDVDIDAVVNAADAPSIYDIPKTLHSQGLDSYIVRALDLPFKDVDWSKWDKLLEAVHNPKHEVEVALVGKYIDLPDAYLSVTEALRAGGFANEAKVKIRWVPSDECETLAGATKSLAGVDAICVPGGFGIRGLEGKLGALKFARETKLPVLGLCLGLQCMVIEYARNVVGLEGASSSEFEPDSKYPVIATMEEQLDIVEGKGDLGGTMRLGLYEAKLDEGSVIAETYGTTTVSERHRHRYEVNNKYRDQIAAEGLVFSGTSPDGKLVEYVELPREVHPYYVATQAHPELSSRPTRPHPLFAGLVKAALERREGAPVATKTGARTVAAK, from the coding sequence ATGATAAGCTCGAATTCCGTGGTGCAGCGATCAAATTCCCGTGTAAATTCCCGGTTCCCGGGCTCGTCCAAGACGACCAAACACATCTTCGTCACCGGTGGTGTGGCGTCCTCGCTCGGTAAGGGTCTGACGGCTTCAAGCCTCGGTCACCTGCTGCGGGCACGTGGTTTGTCTGTAACTATGCAGAAGCTCGATCCCTATCTGAACGTGGATCCGGGCACGATGAACCCCTTCCAGCACGGTGAAGTTTTCGTGACGGATGACGGCGCCGAAACCGACCTCGACATCGGACACTACGAGCGCTTCCTTGATGAGAACCTCGAAGGTTCGGCCAATGTCACAACCGGTCAGATCTACTCCACGGTCATCGCCAAGGAACGTCGTGGCGAATACCTCGGAGACACCGTCCAGGTCATTCCCCACATCACTGATGAAATCAAGCGCCGCATGCGTCTTCCTGCCGAAGGCAAGAACGCTCCGGACGTCATCATCACTGAAATCGGCGGCACCGTGGGCGACATCGAGTCGCAGCCGTTCCTTGAATCCGCGCGCCAGGTCCGCCAGGATGTCGGCCGTAACAACGTCTTCTTCCTGCACGTTTCCCTGGTGCCGTACATCGGTCCTTCCCAGGAACTGAAGACCAAGCCCACCCAGCACTCCGTGGCTGCCCTCCGCTCCATTGGCATCCAGCCTGAAGCGATCGTGATCCGCTCAGACCGTGAAGTGCCCGAGGCAATGCGGGAGAAGATCGGCCGTATGTGCGACGTCGACATCGACGCCGTGGTGAACGCCGCTGATGCCCCCAGCATTTACGACATCCCCAAGACCCTGCACTCCCAGGGCCTTGACTCCTACATCGTCCGTGCACTGGATCTGCCGTTCAAGGATGTTGACTGGAGCAAGTGGGACAAGCTGCTCGAGGCTGTTCACAACCCCAAGCACGAGGTTGAAGTTGCCCTGGTGGGCAAGTACATCGACCTCCCGGACGCCTACCTCTCGGTCACCGAGGCACTGCGCGCCGGTGGTTTCGCCAACGAGGCCAAGGTCAAGATCCGTTGGGTCCCCTCGGACGAATGCGAAACCTTGGCAGGGGCAACCAAGTCCCTGGCCGGTGTGGACGCCATCTGCGTTCCCGGAGGCTTTGGTATCCGCGGCCTTGAAGGCAAGCTGGGCGCACTGAAGTTCGCCCGCGAAACCAAGCTCCCGGTCCTGGGCCTGTGCCTTGGCCTGCAGTGCATGGTCATTGAGTACGCCCGTAACGTGGTTGGCCTTGAAGGTGCTTCTTCCAGCGAGTTCGAGCCGGATTCGAAGTACCCGGTGATCGCCACCATGGAAGAGCAGCTGGACATTGTTGAAGGCAAGGGAGACCTCGGGGGCACCATGCGTCTTGGCCTCTATGAAGCCAAGCTGGACGAGGGTTCGGTCATTGCCGAGACCTACGGCACCACCACCGTCAGCGAACGCCACCGCCACCGCTATGAGGTCAACAACAAGTACCGCGATCAGATCGCTGCCGAAGGCCTGGTGTTCTCCGGTACTTCTCCTGACGGCAAGCTCGTGGAATATGTGGAGCTTCCCCGTGAAGTCCACCCTTACTACGTGGCAACGCAGGCGCACCCGGAGCTCAGCTCCCGCCCCACACGCCCTCACCCGCTGTTCGCAGGTTTGGTCAAGGCTGCCCTGGAGCGTCGTGAAGGTGCCCCCGTGGCCACCAAGACCGGCGCCCGAACCGTAGCTGCCAAGTAA
- a CDS encoding NAD kinase, which yields MSRRVLVLAHTGREESLRAAWDACTQLHASGLVPVLQKSELADVERFFGALDTPIEILNDHVNLEDVELVMVLGGDGTILRAAELVREVDVPLLGVNLGHVGFLAESERADLAQTVEWIASRQYTVEERMTIDVQVWVKGQKIWHTWALNEAAIEKANRERMLEVVTEVDERPLTSFGCDGVVLATPTGSTAYAFSSGGPVVWPEVEALVIVPISAHALFAKPLVVSPRSKLAVEIMNRTDAFGVLWCDGRRSVDLPPGARVEVTRSATPVRLARTHRTPFSARLVRKFQLPIHGWRGPAPRSGEVHTGPIPVIRTLSPAPLPSPRDSEMPQDQGPGESSDPTNAK from the coding sequence ATGAGCAGGCGTGTACTTGTCCTTGCCCACACAGGGCGGGAGGAATCGCTCCGCGCGGCGTGGGATGCCTGTACGCAACTGCATGCTTCCGGTTTGGTTCCCGTGCTGCAGAAATCCGAACTCGCCGATGTTGAGCGTTTTTTTGGTGCCCTTGATACGCCCATTGAGATCCTCAATGATCACGTGAACCTCGAAGACGTGGAGCTGGTGATGGTCCTGGGTGGCGATGGCACCATCCTCCGGGCTGCCGAGCTGGTCCGTGAGGTGGACGTCCCGTTGCTGGGTGTCAACCTCGGGCATGTGGGTTTCCTCGCCGAAAGTGAACGCGCGGACTTGGCCCAGACTGTTGAGTGGATTGCCAGCCGCCAGTACACGGTGGAAGAACGCATGACCATAGATGTTCAGGTATGGGTTAAGGGCCAGAAGATCTGGCACACGTGGGCGTTGAACGAGGCTGCCATTGAAAAGGCCAACCGGGAACGCATGTTGGAGGTTGTCACCGAAGTTGATGAACGTCCGTTGACCTCGTTCGGCTGCGATGGCGTTGTCCTTGCAACCCCCACAGGTTCCACGGCCTATGCCTTTTCTTCCGGCGGGCCTGTTGTCTGGCCGGAGGTTGAAGCTTTGGTCATTGTTCCCATCAGTGCACATGCACTTTTTGCCAAGCCCCTGGTGGTGTCTCCGCGTTCGAAGCTTGCTGTTGAGATCATGAACCGGACCGATGCCTTTGGGGTTCTCTGGTGCGATGGCCGACGCTCCGTGGACCTGCCGCCTGGAGCACGCGTTGAAGTGACGCGCTCTGCTACCCCGGTGCGGCTGGCCCGTACCCACAGGACTCCCTTCTCGGCCCGCCTGGTCCGTAAATTCCAGCTCCCCATTCACGGCTGGCGCGGCCCTGCTCCTCGGAGCGGTGAAGTCCACACCGGCCCCATCCCTGTTATCCGGACCCTGTCACCGGCTCCTTTGCCCAGTCCCCGGGACTCCGAAATGCCCCAGGACCAGGGGCCCGGTGAGTCATCAGATCCCACGAATGCGAAGTGA
- a CDS encoding HAD-IIA family hydrolase — translation MADSLISSFDAVLSDLDGVVYAGPHAIPGAVEALQRLETVGVGLGYVTNNASRTPAQVAAHLRELGAPAEDHQVVSSSQAAGELLASMLPAGAHVLITGSPALAHEIELVGLKAVHSAAESPVAVVQGFNPEIGWKDLAEASYVVAGGAMWFATNTDMSIPQARGIAPGNGTLVAAVAAATGKTPLVAGKPEAPLFHAAAKRLQSERPLVVGDRLDTDILGGNRAGFATAAVLTGVDTTFSILAARTDERPDFLLADLEGLYAPYPEITNDDGVYRCGAAAAVAVDGIVTVTGREGDLDAWRAACAAWWAEVPDTELAQAPQLEWRNH, via the coding sequence ATGGCTGATTCACTGATCTCATCTTTTGATGCTGTCCTGTCGGACCTGGATGGAGTGGTCTATGCAGGACCACACGCCATTCCCGGTGCTGTGGAGGCCTTGCAGCGTCTCGAAACCGTAGGCGTCGGCCTGGGTTACGTGACCAATAATGCCTCGCGCACGCCGGCCCAAGTGGCTGCGCACCTGCGTGAGCTCGGCGCTCCGGCGGAGGACCATCAGGTGGTCAGTTCCTCCCAGGCAGCAGGGGAGCTTCTGGCTTCCATGCTGCCTGCGGGGGCGCATGTGCTGATTACCGGCAGTCCGGCGTTGGCTCATGAGATCGAGTTGGTGGGACTCAAAGCGGTGCACAGTGCCGCGGAGTCGCCCGTGGCGGTAGTCCAAGGATTCAATCCGGAAATCGGCTGGAAGGATCTGGCCGAGGCATCGTACGTGGTGGCCGGGGGAGCCATGTGGTTCGCCACCAATACGGACATGTCCATCCCGCAGGCACGAGGGATCGCACCAGGGAATGGAACGCTGGTGGCGGCGGTGGCGGCTGCCACCGGTAAGACTCCGTTGGTGGCCGGCAAGCCCGAAGCGCCTCTCTTCCATGCAGCGGCCAAACGGCTTCAGTCGGAGCGTCCACTGGTTGTGGGGGACCGGTTGGACACGGACATCCTGGGTGGCAACCGCGCAGGCTTTGCGACTGCCGCTGTCCTTACCGGGGTGGACACCACCTTTTCCATCCTTGCGGCGCGGACCGACGAACGTCCTGATTTCCTGTTGGCGGACCTGGAGGGACTTTACGCACCGTATCCGGAGATCACCAACGACGACGGCGTGTACCGTTGCGGTGCCGCCGCGGCGGTTGCCGTGGACGGCATCGTCACGGTCACCGGCAGGGAAGGTGACCTTGACGCCTGGCGTGCTGCATGCGCTGCCTGGTGGGCAGAGGTTCCCGACACGGAGCTGGCACAGGCCCCGCAACTTGAATGGCGAAATCACTAG
- a CDS encoding ATP-binding domain-containing protein, translating to MHDADLVHEQEYVAGLYARLDELRAEKRAQLAQVRKAGAVGTMQNVSERDAFAALYEDRLAQLDAVDDRLVFGRLDLDSGEAQYIGRIGLSTADLQRLMVDWRAPEAGHFYQATAFDRQGVRRRRHLILQGRDVKAIEDDVLDAGMLADNDSLQGEGALLAALNSKRTGRMSDIVGTIQSEQDRIIRSSISGALVVQGGPGTGKTAVALHRAAYLLYTHRERLKSAGVLLVGPSSSFMHYIERVLPSLGETGVVMASLGRLMPGIHAIPEEDADVAALKGKLDMATVVANAVANRQRTPAEDRILEVDSRKLTLTVRQVRRAREKARATGKPHNEARLTFVKILLRELTEQLTDLVEEGNIGNNADRAYLAEDVRSARDVRIALNLCWMPMTPEKLISELFSKPAILEACTPHLTPEQRALLQRPVDAPWTEADVPLLDEAAELLGELDPAAGRGLAQQEADRARDLANAKQTLANMEAMGVDVLVTAEELAEQNQEREGRLTAAERATSDRSWAFGHIVVDEAQELSPMQWRLLVRRCPLKSFTIVGDIAQTSAAAGANSWQSALAPSFGDRWTLEELTVNYRTPSQIAEAAVRMANRAGLVVSAPKAVREGKWSPIVDHVEADGIIKRLVEVLPEEVEAIDGGLLAVIADGPLLPQATAALREVYGRRIGSGAGSYQQDIVVISPKEAKGLEFDGVVVLEPAAMLNHEHGKVGDLYVAMTRATQRLRLIAAAPVPAGIER from the coding sequence ATGCACGACGCTGATTTGGTCCACGAGCAGGAATATGTTGCCGGGCTTTACGCCCGGCTCGATGAGTTGCGCGCTGAAAAACGCGCTCAGCTGGCGCAGGTGCGCAAGGCCGGCGCGGTGGGAACCATGCAGAACGTCTCGGAGCGGGACGCCTTCGCAGCGCTGTACGAAGACCGCCTGGCCCAGCTCGACGCCGTCGATGACCGCTTGGTCTTCGGACGCCTGGATCTTGACTCCGGTGAAGCCCAGTACATTGGCCGCATCGGGCTTTCCACAGCCGATCTGCAGCGGCTCATGGTTGACTGGCGCGCCCCGGAAGCCGGGCACTTTTACCAGGCCACCGCGTTCGACCGCCAAGGCGTCAGACGTCGCCGCCACCTGATCCTTCAAGGGCGCGATGTGAAAGCGATTGAAGACGATGTCCTGGACGCCGGGATGCTCGCGGACAACGACTCCCTCCAGGGTGAAGGGGCCTTGCTGGCGGCGCTCAATTCCAAGCGCACCGGACGTATGTCTGACATTGTTGGCACCATCCAGTCCGAACAGGACAGGATCATCCGTTCTTCCATTTCGGGGGCGTTGGTAGTCCAAGGCGGTCCCGGAACGGGCAAGACTGCCGTGGCCCTGCACCGCGCCGCCTACCTGTTGTACACGCACAGGGAACGGCTCAAGAGCGCCGGCGTCCTGCTCGTTGGGCCCTCGTCCTCGTTCATGCATTACATCGAACGAGTGCTGCCGTCGCTGGGTGAGACCGGCGTGGTCATGGCCAGCCTTGGACGCCTCATGCCCGGCATCCACGCCATTCCCGAGGAAGACGCGGATGTTGCCGCGCTCAAGGGCAAGCTGGATATGGCCACCGTGGTGGCAAACGCCGTAGCCAACCGCCAGCGGACACCTGCGGAAGACCGTATCCTCGAGGTTGATTCGCGGAAACTGACACTGACCGTCCGCCAGGTGCGCCGAGCCAGGGAAAAGGCCCGTGCCACAGGAAAGCCCCATAACGAAGCACGGCTCACGTTCGTCAAGATCCTTCTGCGCGAGCTCACCGAACAGCTCACGGACCTGGTGGAAGAGGGCAACATCGGCAACAACGCCGATCGCGCCTACCTGGCAGAAGACGTCCGATCCGCCCGGGATGTGCGCATTGCGCTTAACCTCTGCTGGATGCCGATGACTCCTGAGAAGCTCATTTCCGAGCTCTTCAGCAAGCCGGCCATCCTCGAAGCCTGCACGCCTCACCTGACCCCTGAACAGCGCGCTTTGCTGCAACGTCCGGTGGATGCACCGTGGACGGAAGCGGACGTTCCGTTGCTGGACGAGGCTGCCGAGTTGCTGGGTGAGCTGGATCCGGCCGCAGGCAGGGGACTGGCCCAGCAGGAGGCGGACCGTGCCCGTGATCTCGCCAACGCCAAGCAGACCCTTGCCAACATGGAAGCCATGGGCGTGGACGTTTTGGTAACTGCGGAAGAACTTGCCGAGCAGAACCAGGAACGCGAGGGCCGGCTCACTGCTGCCGAACGCGCTACGAGCGACCGGTCGTGGGCCTTTGGGCACATTGTGGTTGACGAAGCCCAGGAACTCTCTCCCATGCAGTGGCGGCTCCTGGTTCGGCGCTGCCCGCTGAAGTCCTTCACCATTGTGGGCGATATCGCCCAAACAAGTGCAGCAGCCGGCGCCAATTCCTGGCAAAGTGCCCTGGCGCCGTCGTTCGGTGACCGCTGGACCCTGGAAGAACTCACCGTCAACTACCGCACGCCCTCGCAGATAGCCGAAGCTGCTGTGCGCATGGCCAACCGCGCGGGCCTGGTTGTCTCGGCTCCCAAGGCCGTCCGTGAAGGCAAGTGGTCGCCGATTGTGGACCACGTGGAGGCTGATGGAATCATCAAGCGCTTGGTTGAAGTCCTGCCGGAGGAAGTCGAAGCGATCGACGGCGGCCTGCTGGCCGTCATTGCCGACGGTCCTTTGCTGCCTCAGGCCACCGCCGCGCTGCGGGAGGTCTACGGGCGCCGCATTGGCAGCGGCGCGGGCAGCTACCAGCAGGACATTGTGGTGATCAGTCCCAAGGAAGCCAAGGGCCTGGAATTCGACGGCGTTGTGGTCTTGGAACCGGCCGCCATGCTGAACCATGAGCACGGTAAGGTGGGCGATCTCTACGTTGCCATGACCCGAGCCACGCAACGTCTGCGCCTCATAGCAGCTGCACCGGTACCGGCCGGCATTGAGCGCTAG
- a CDS encoding TlyA family RNA methyltransferase, with translation MPRLDQELVTRGLARSRTHAAKLISDGKVSSDGHVLVKAAQQVDAGTALDVESHLEDIYVSRAGHKLAGALKAFPDVVVSGKRCLDAGASTGGFTDVLLRAGAAHVVAVDVGHGQLVASLRDDPRVEVYEGLNVRYMTPEQIGGPARLTVADLSFISLTLVLWPLAQCTEPGGDMVLMVKPQFEVGKERLSRTGVVSSENERRRAVAQVARAAVDAGLELQDLAASPLPGQDGNVEYFLWMKRRMSAVLPKIEERDEDVAALTKKLWPNH, from the coding sequence ATGCCAAGACTTGATCAGGAACTCGTCACCCGCGGGTTGGCGAGGTCCCGTACCCATGCCGCCAAGCTCATCAGTGACGGCAAGGTCAGCTCGGATGGCCATGTCCTCGTCAAAGCGGCCCAACAAGTGGACGCCGGCACGGCGTTGGACGTTGAGTCGCATCTGGAGGACATTTACGTCAGCCGCGCCGGTCACAAGCTGGCCGGCGCGCTGAAGGCGTTCCCCGACGTCGTGGTTTCCGGAAAACGGTGCCTGGACGCGGGTGCTTCCACAGGCGGCTTTACCGATGTCCTGTTGCGGGCAGGTGCGGCTCATGTGGTGGCTGTGGACGTGGGGCACGGCCAGCTGGTGGCCAGCCTCCGGGATGACCCCAGAGTGGAGGTCTATGAGGGCCTCAACGTCCGGTACATGACGCCGGAGCAGATCGGCGGTCCGGCAAGGTTGACCGTTGCTGACCTGTCCTTCATTTCCTTGACCCTGGTGCTATGGCCGCTTGCCCAATGCACCGAGCCCGGTGGAGATATGGTGCTCATGGTCAAGCCTCAGTTCGAGGTTGGCAAGGAGCGCTTGAGCCGGACCGGGGTGGTCTCTTCAGAGAATGAACGACGCCGGGCGGTGGCCCAGGTTGCCCGGGCGGCAGTGGATGCCGGCCTTGAACTTCAGGACCTGGCGGCCAGTCCACTTCCTGGCCAGGACGGAAATGTTGAATACTTCCTGTGGATGAAGCGCAGGATGTCCGCGGTGTTGCCTAAGATCGAAGAGCGGGACGAGGACGTTGCTGCGTTGACCAAGAAACTCTGGCCGAACCACTAG
- the tyrS gene encoding tyrosine--tRNA ligase yields MSHVNNLESQHNDPAFANVWQELKWRGLVHVSTDETELEKLLAGDPITYYCGFDPTAPSLHLGNLVQLLVMRRLQLAGHKPLGLVGGSTGLIGDPRPTAERTLNTKDTVAEWVGYLQGQVRRFLSFEGENPARMVNNLDWTAPLSAIDFLREIGKHFRVGTMLRKDAVASRLNSDEGISYTEFSYQILQGMDYLQLFRDYGCALQTGGSDQWGNLTSGTELIRKVEGKSVHALGTPLITNSDGTKFGKSEGNAIWLDPDMCSPYTFYQFWLNTADADVVDRLKVFTFLSRAEVEALGQSVQERPFAREGQKKLAFEVTSLVHGVEATEKVIAASAALFGNGDLSVLDERTLEAATAELPSATVNAEGLGIIDLLVASGLSDSKSAARRTVGEGGAYVNNTKVSDPDAVIAQDELLHGRYLLLRRGKKNLATIEVSA; encoded by the coding sequence GTGTCACACGTAAACAACCTCGAGTCCCAGCACAACGATCCCGCCTTTGCCAACGTCTGGCAGGAGCTCAAATGGCGCGGCCTTGTCCACGTTTCCACTGATGAAACTGAACTGGAAAAGCTGCTCGCCGGGGACCCGATCACGTATTACTGTGGCTTCGATCCCACCGCGCCATCGCTGCACTTGGGCAACCTGGTGCAGTTGTTGGTGATGCGTCGTCTGCAGTTGGCCGGTCACAAGCCGCTCGGATTGGTGGGAGGATCCACGGGCCTGATCGGTGACCCCCGCCCCACGGCGGAACGCACCTTGAACACCAAGGACACCGTTGCGGAATGGGTTGGCTACCTTCAGGGCCAGGTGCGCCGCTTCCTGAGCTTTGAGGGCGAAAACCCTGCGCGCATGGTGAACAACCTCGACTGGACCGCTCCGCTGAGCGCCATCGACTTCCTCCGCGAAATCGGTAAGCACTTCCGCGTAGGCACCATGCTCCGTAAGGATGCTGTGGCCTCGCGCCTGAACTCCGATGAGGGCATCAGTTACACGGAGTTCAGCTACCAGATCCTGCAGGGCATGGACTACCTTCAGCTCTTCCGCGATTACGGCTGTGCGTTGCAGACCGGTGGTTCGGACCAGTGGGGCAACCTCACCAGTGGAACGGAACTCATCCGCAAGGTGGAAGGCAAGAGCGTCCATGCTCTGGGTACGCCGCTCATCACCAACTCCGACGGAACCAAGTTTGGTAAGAGCGAAGGCAATGCCATCTGGCTGGACCCGGACATGTGCAGCCCGTACACGTTCTACCAGTTCTGGTTGAACACGGCCGACGCTGATGTGGTTGACCGCCTCAAGGTGTTCACCTTCCTCTCCCGCGCCGAAGTCGAAGCACTCGGCCAGTCCGTGCAGGAGCGCCCGTTTGCCCGTGAGGGCCAAAAGAAACTCGCCTTCGAAGTGACTTCTTTGGTGCACGGCGTCGAGGCCACCGAGAAAGTCATCGCCGCTTCGGCTGCGCTTTTCGGCAACGGCGATCTCTCAGTACTGGACGAGCGCACTTTGGAAGCAGCCACTGCCGAGCTTCCTTCCGCCACCGTCAATGCCGAGGGCCTGGGCATCATTGACCTCCTGGTCGCTTCCGGTCTCTCGGACAGCAAGTCGGCAGCACGCCGAACGGTTGGCGAGGGCGGTGCCTATGTGAACAACACCAAGGTCTCTGATCCCGATGCCGTTATTGCTCAGGATGAACTGCTCCACGGGCGCTACTTGCTCCTTCGGCGCGGCAAGAAGAACCTGGCCACTATTGAGGTCTCGGCCTAG
- the recN gene encoding DNA repair protein RecN, which produces MLEELRIRDLGVITDAALPLGPGLSVVTGETGAGKTMVVTAVGLLLGARSDAGAVRSGAKSASAEAVLKLDPAHSAVERAKEAGGEAEEFDGVAELLLARTVGADGRSRAYVGGRAAPVGVLAELGESLVVVHGQSDQIRLKSATAQRHALDRFAGSPLAKTLGEYQELFNHWKSIQSELETLRSEARERLREAESLDAALKEIDEVDPQPGEDETLKAEAVKLANVEELRLAAAAAHESLIAEEFGDAGDATTMVDAAKRTLEHVAEHDDELRQAATRLAEVGFLLNDIAAELSSYQAALDTEGPERLSEIEERRAVLAKLIRKYAPSIDEVLEWAATARARLDELQDDSSRIESLDAEVASAEATLGKLAAAITKARLKAAKDLSARVSAELKALAMADATLVIEVDGSGALGPWGTDEIAFLLQPHSGAPARPLGKGASGGELSRVMLAIEVVLAAVDPVPTFVFDEVDAGVGGRAAVEIGRRLAMLARHVQVLVVTHLPQVAAFADQHIRVTKTSVRGSDGKTTTGFTSSDVQLLSEEERVKELARMLAGQEDSESAQAHAQELLDDAKLLPQRA; this is translated from the coding sequence ATGCTCGAAGAACTCCGAATCCGTGACCTGGGCGTCATCACCGACGCCGCCCTGCCACTGGGCCCAGGCCTGAGCGTTGTTACCGGCGAGACCGGTGCGGGCAAGACCATGGTGGTGACCGCCGTCGGACTTCTCCTTGGTGCCCGCTCGGACGCAGGTGCTGTTCGCAGCGGTGCCAAATCGGCGTCGGCGGAAGCTGTGCTGAAGCTTGATCCCGCGCACAGCGCGGTTGAGCGCGCCAAGGAGGCGGGAGGCGAGGCCGAAGAGTTCGACGGCGTTGCTGAGCTCCTGCTGGCCCGCACCGTTGGTGCCGATGGGCGCAGCCGGGCTTACGTTGGCGGGCGTGCGGCGCCTGTGGGCGTATTGGCCGAGTTGGGCGAAAGCCTGGTGGTGGTCCATGGGCAGTCGGACCAGATCCGGCTCAAGAGTGCCACTGCGCAGCGCCATGCTTTGGACAGGTTCGCAGGGTCGCCGCTGGCCAAGACTCTGGGGGAGTACCAGGAGCTGTTCAACCACTGGAAGTCCATCCAGTCCGAACTTGAAACGCTGCGCAGCGAAGCCCGTGAGCGTTTGCGGGAGGCTGAGTCCCTGGACGCTGCCCTCAAGGAAATTGATGAGGTGGATCCGCAGCCGGGGGAGGACGAGACCCTCAAAGCTGAGGCAGTGAAGCTTGCCAACGTCGAGGAACTGCGTTTGGCGGCAGCTGCCGCCCACGAGTCGCTTATTGCCGAAGAATTCGGAGATGCCGGCGACGCCACCACCATGGTGGACGCGGCCAAACGGACGCTGGAGCATGTGGCGGAGCACGACGACGAACTTCGTCAGGCAGCAACCCGGCTGGCGGAAGTGGGGTTCCTGCTCAATGACATTGCCGCTGAGTTGTCCAGTTATCAGGCGGCGCTGGATACGGAAGGGCCGGAACGGCTCTCGGAAATCGAAGAGCGCCGGGCAGTCCTGGCCAAACTGATCCGCAAGTATGCCCCGAGTATTGATGAAGTCCTTGAGTGGGCCGCTACGGCCAGGGCCCGATTGGATGAGTTGCAGGACGACTCAAGCCGCATTGAATCCTTGGATGCCGAGGTTGCCTCTGCAGAGGCAACCCTTGGCAAGCTGGCGGCCGCAATCACCAAAGCCCGCCTCAAAGCAGCCAAGGATTTGTCCGCCCGGGTCAGCGCCGAGCTGAAGGCACTGGCAATGGCCGATGCCACCTTGGTCATCGAGGTGGATGGCAGCGGCGCCTTGGGCCCCTGGGGCACCGATGAGATCGCTTTCCTCCTCCAACCCCACTCCGGTGCTCCGGCGCGGCCCCTGGGCAAGGGAGCCTCCGGCGGTGAATTGTCCAGGGTCATGTTGGCGATCGAAGTTGTGCTCGCAGCGGTGGATCCGGTCCCGACTTTTGTTTTCGATGAGGTGGACGCCGGGGTAGGTGGCCGTGCTGCCGTGGAGATCGGCCGCAGGCTGGCCATGCTCGCCCGGCACGTCCAGGTCCTGGTAGTGACGCATTTGCCACAGGTGGCTGCTTTCGCCGATCAACATATCCGCGTGACCAAAACTTCGGTGCGGGGCTCAGACGGGAAGACCACCACCGGCTTCACTTCCAGCGACGTGCAGTTGCTCAGCGAGGAGGAGCGGGTCAAAGAGCTTGCGCGCATGCTGGCCGGTCAAGAGGATTCCGAAAGTGCACAGGCCCACGCCCAGGAATTGCTCGATGACGCCAAGCTGCTGCCGCAGCGCGCCTGA